The Ornithorhynchus anatinus isolate Pmale09 chromosome X2, mOrnAna1.pri.v4, whole genome shotgun sequence genome window below encodes:
- the GALR1 gene encoding galanin receptor type 1, whose product MEPSTPSGPVDGWDRTSPPGPAGPEPEWPPGPPLGVENVVTLVVFAIIFALGALGNGLVIAVLARRRPGSARSPTNVFILNLSVADLAYLLFCVPFQATVYALPSWVLGSFLCKFTHYLFTVSMLVSIFTLSAMAVDRYVAIVHARRSPVLRVARNALRGVGLIWALALILAAPVAQNQRLVYSALGNLTFCWELWAEPGHKRLYVVATFVLGYLLPLLIICCCYAKVLNHLHKKLKNMSKKSEASKKKTAQTVLVVVVVFGISWLPHHVIHLWAEFGVFPLTPASFLFRITAHCLAYSNSSVNPIIYAFLSENFRQAYRQVFRCQLGSPTPLREAKDNRSRQDTPPSTNCTHV is encoded by the exons ATGGAGCCGTCCACCCCGAGCGGACCGGTGGATGGGTGGGACCGGACCTCTCCTCCAGGTCCGGCGGGACCGGAGCCGGAgtggcccccggggccgcccctggGCGTGGAGAACGTGGTGACCCTGGTCGTCTTCGCCATCATCTTCGCCCTGGGCGCGCTGGGCAACGGGCTGGTCATCGCCGTGCTGGCTCGCCGCCGGCCGGGCTCGGCGCGAAGCCCCACCAACGTGTTCATCCTCAACCTGAGCGTGGCCGACCTGGCCTACCTGCTCTTCTGCGTGCCCTTCCAGGCCACGGTCTACGCCCTGCCCAGCTGGGTGCTGGGCTCCTTCCTTTGCAAGTTCACGCACTACCTCTTCACCGTGTCCATGCTGGTCAGCATCTTCACGCTGTCGGCCATGGCCGTGGACCGCTACGTGGCCATCGTCCACGCCCGCCGCTCGCCGGTCCTGCGCGTTGCGCGCAATGCCCTGCGCGGCGTGGGCCTCATCTGGGCTCTGGCCCTGATCCTGGCCGCCCCGGTGGCGCAAAACCAGCGCCTGGTGTACAGCGCGCTGGGCAACCTGACCTTCTGCTGGGAGCTGTGGGCCGAGCCGGGCCACAAGCGCCTCTACGTCGTGGCCACCTTCGTCCTGGGCTACCTGCTGCCGCTGCTTATCATCTGCTGCTGCTACGCCAAg GTCCTTAACCATTTGCACAAAAAGTTGAAAAACATGTCAAAGAAGTCCGAAGCATCCAAGAAAAAG ACGGCTCAGACGGTCCTGGTGGTGGTTGTGGTTTTTGGCATCTCCTGGTTGCCGCATCACGTGATTCACCTGTGGGCAGAGTTTGGGGTCTTCCCGCTGACCCCGGCCTCGTTCCTCTTCAGGATCACGGCGCACTGCCTGGCCTACAGCAACTCCTCCGTCAACCCCATCATCTACGCCTTCCTCTCGGAGAACTTCCGCCAGGCCTACAGGCAGGTGTTCCGGTGCCAGCTGGGCAGCCCCACGCCCCTGCGCGAGGCCAAGGACAACCGAAGCCGCCAGGACACACCGCCCTCCACCAACTGCACCCATGTGTGA